From Phyllopteryx taeniolatus isolate TA_2022b chromosome 18, UOR_Ptae_1.2, whole genome shotgun sequence, the proteins below share one genomic window:
- the armc2 gene encoding armadillo repeat-containing protein 2 isoform X1 → MGSTERKYELCGPFLPRRHPSLKTSAEIVGDARRILRAQSTQRPYTPRDAHRQLFASNSVRADHSSRPSSTFSLHAQNFDVGDSRPSSGTRLSPLEHKTKIPVPGNDDVSKSSPKPPTDPLVAKRSLVRTRARLLKATSLTKLPPLAAHADAFLCVASQERLHPGPAKKLPPAQAFVSGDHKELSGVPHVTAPGRSQSESRLSQSSVDSGLGSSECRAGPRTDLCGSGKNNTSADSRWDTIAPLLQRLKAAAAGSCEGSPENPCDLCVALYDALAASGMLGPHRSKRRSSILRTLFQLIDHNSPPLHMRVAELCLALHVSGNNLLNICKLIFQISRSEANDVLFQNNSVLDSLLGLLLREDASVCGEALFYCAGTLKFLSGNAAVVRLLLDKNCMSAARDFIQKLCRVDGAHVTIAGHILVQMTAALRNLADHPEARPLFVSRSVISELCTVLRCHRQDQDVCTNVSRIYSKLSSYAECRLALAQTPDCYQLFLELLSKHHQKQDLVVRLLFTLGNLTAESDEARHRLFRCEPSADTLLRLYGDYQPREEDSPPPASAREAEDVLVKLVRVLANVCIREDVGAALAGNATCVQLLMETLELRSVEVCEELTVNVAAAINNLTFYHKESAVLERSQLAIARLMLKLVLSSNMAAMLEATRVYGNLSQSKDVRDFIMQNKVHRFVVTLLDSKNPDVCFSACGVLTNLALDPPNRASLSLEGATTKLTDCLRDLGAGDWQLSAQLCQALWNMSGGDGPEKLLEAQDSESLLEILTSYLDKDKALKWTENEDYHRASWELEFCPVAQKLYHTWSVKCE, encoded by the exons ATGGGCTCCACGGAGAGGAAATACGAGCTTTGTGGGCCTTTTTTGCCGAGGAGGCACCCCTCGTTGAAGACGAGTGCAGAGATTGTTGGTGACGCAAGAAGGATCCTGCGAGCTCAGTCCACCCAGAGACCTTACACCCCGAGAGATGCACACAGGCAGCTTTTTGCAAGTAACTCAGTCCGTGCAGACCACAGCAGCAGACCTTCCTCGACCTTCAG TCTGCACGCACAGAATTTTGATGTCGGGGACTCCCGGCCGAGTTCAGGGACTCGTCTGTCTCCGCTGGAACAT AAGACAAAGATTCCAGTTCCCGGAAACGATGACGTTTCCAAGTCGTCTCCCAAACCGCCCACTGACCCGCTGGTCGCCAAGAGGTCGCTGGTGCGAACACGGGCGCGGCTCCTCAAGGCGACATCTCTCACCAAGTTGCCTCCTTTGGCGGCACACGCAGATG CTTTTCTGTGTGTAGCATCACAAGAAAGATTACATCCGGGCCCCGCGAAAAAGCTGCCACCGGCCCAAGCTTTTGTTTCCGGAGACCACAAGGAGCTCTCCGGCGTGCCTCACGTAACTGCACCAGGTCGAAGTCAGAGTGAAAG CAGACTATCGCAGTCCAGTGTTGATTCCGGACTCGGAAGCTCGGAGTGCAGGGCAGGACCGAGAACAG ATTTGTGTGGGAGTGGAAAGAACAACACAAGCGCAGACTCGCGGTGGGATACGATCGCTCCTCTCCTCCAGCGGCTAAAGGCTGCGGCTGCAG GTAGCTGCGAGGGATCACCGGAGAACCCGTGTGACTTGTGCGTCGCACTCTACGACGCCCTGGCAGCGTCGGGCATGCTGGGCCCGCACCGAAGCAAAAGGCGATCCAGCATACTGCGAACGCTCTTCCAACTCATCGACCACAACTCCCCGCCATTGCACATGCGTGTCGCCGAGCTGTGCCTCGCC ttaCATGTCAGCGGGAACAACCTGCTCAACATCTGCAAGCTCATCTTCCAGATCAGTCGCAGTGAAGCCAATGATGTCCTCTTCCAGAACAACTCAGTCCTAG ACTCGCTGCTCGGACTGCTGCTGCGCGAGGATGCGTCCGTGTGCGGCGAAGCGCTGTTTTACTGCGCCGGCACGCTCAAATTTCTCTCAGGGAACGCCGCCGTCGTCCGTCTCCTGCTGGACAAGAACTGCATGAGCGCGGCTCGCGATTTCATCCAGAAACTCTGCAGGGTGGACGGCGCTCACGTCACAATTGCCGGACACATCCTCGTCCAG ATGACCGCCGCCCTGAGAAATCTGGCCGACCACCCCGAGGCCCGTCCCCTCTTTGTCTCCCGCTCCGTGATCTCGGAACTCTGCACGGTTCTGCGGTGCCATCGCCAGGACCAAGACGTGTGCACCAATGTTTCTCGAATCTACAG TAAACTCTCCTCGTACGCGGAGTGCCGCCTCGCTCTGGCGCAGACCCCTGACTGCTACCAACTATTTTTAGAACTCCTGAGCAAACACCACCAAAAACAG GACCTCGTCGTGCGTCTCCTCTTCACGCTGGGCAACCTGACGGCCGAGAGCGACGAGGCGCGCCACCGGCTCTTCCGCTGCGAGCCGTCCGCCGACACCCTGCTGCGGCTCTACGGCGACTACCAGCCGAGAGAGGAGGACTCGCCGCCTCCGGCGAGCGCGCGGGAGGCCGAGGACGTGCTGGTGAAGCTGGTCCGGGTGCTGGCCAACGTGTGCATCCGCGAGGACGTGGGCGCCGCGCTGGCCGGCAACGCCACCTGCGTCCAGCTGCTGATGGAGACACTGG aGCTGAGGTCCGTGGAGGTTTGCGAGGAGCTGACGGTGAATGTGGCGGCCGCCATTAATAACCTGACGTTCTACCACAAGGAAAGCGCCGTGCTCGAACGCAGCCAGCTGGCCATTGCCCGGT TGATGCTGAAGTTGGTGCTCAgctccaacatggccgccatgctCGAGGCCACCCGCGTCTACGGGAACTTGTCGCAGTCCAAAGATGTGCGGGACTTTATAATGCAGAACAAAG TTCACAGGTTTGTGGTGACGCTGTTGGACTCCAAGAACCCGGATGTGTGCTTCTCGGCCTGCGGGGTCCTCACCAACCTGGCGCTGGACCCTCCCAACAGAGCCAGTCTCTCACTAGAGGGGGCCACAACCAA GCTGACGGACTGCCTGAGAGACTTGGGAGCGGGTGACTGGCAGCTGTCCGCTCAGCTGTGTCAGGCCTTGTGGAACATGAGCGGCGGAGACGGCCCCGAGAAGCTGCTGGAAGCCCAGGACAGCGAATCGCTGCTGGAGATCCTTACGTCCTATTTGG ACAAAGACAAGGCTCTCAAGTGGACGGAAAATGAGGACTACCACAGGGCATCATGGGAGTTGGAGTTCTGCCCTGTTGCCCAAAAACTTTATCATACCTGGTCAGTGAAATgtgaataa
- the armc2 gene encoding armadillo repeat-containing protein 2 isoform X2, whose protein sequence is MGSTERKYELCGPFLPRRHPSLKTSAEIVGDARRILRAQSTQRPYTPRDAHRQLFASNSVRADHSSRPSSTFSLHAQNFDVGDSRPSSGTRLSPLEHTKIPVPGNDDVSKSSPKPPTDPLVAKRSLVRTRARLLKATSLTKLPPLAAHADAFLCVASQERLHPGPAKKLPPAQAFVSGDHKELSGVPHVTAPGRSQSESRLSQSSVDSGLGSSECRAGPRTDLCGSGKNNTSADSRWDTIAPLLQRLKAAAAGSCEGSPENPCDLCVALYDALAASGMLGPHRSKRRSSILRTLFQLIDHNSPPLHMRVAELCLALHVSGNNLLNICKLIFQISRSEANDVLFQNNSVLDSLLGLLLREDASVCGEALFYCAGTLKFLSGNAAVVRLLLDKNCMSAARDFIQKLCRVDGAHVTIAGHILVQMTAALRNLADHPEARPLFVSRSVISELCTVLRCHRQDQDVCTNVSRIYSKLSSYAECRLALAQTPDCYQLFLELLSKHHQKQDLVVRLLFTLGNLTAESDEARHRLFRCEPSADTLLRLYGDYQPREEDSPPPASAREAEDVLVKLVRVLANVCIREDVGAALAGNATCVQLLMETLELRSVEVCEELTVNVAAAINNLTFYHKESAVLERSQLAIARLMLKLVLSSNMAAMLEATRVYGNLSQSKDVRDFIMQNKVHRFVVTLLDSKNPDVCFSACGVLTNLALDPPNRASLSLEGATTKLTDCLRDLGAGDWQLSAQLCQALWNMSGGDGPEKLLEAQDSESLLEILTSYLDKDKALKWTENEDYHRASWELEFCPVAQKLYHTWSVKCE, encoded by the exons ATGGGCTCCACGGAGAGGAAATACGAGCTTTGTGGGCCTTTTTTGCCGAGGAGGCACCCCTCGTTGAAGACGAGTGCAGAGATTGTTGGTGACGCAAGAAGGATCCTGCGAGCTCAGTCCACCCAGAGACCTTACACCCCGAGAGATGCACACAGGCAGCTTTTTGCAAGTAACTCAGTCCGTGCAGACCACAGCAGCAGACCTTCCTCGACCTTCAG TCTGCACGCACAGAATTTTGATGTCGGGGACTCCCGGCCGAGTTCAGGGACTCGTCTGTCTCCGCTGGAACAT ACAAAGATTCCAGTTCCCGGAAACGATGACGTTTCCAAGTCGTCTCCCAAACCGCCCACTGACCCGCTGGTCGCCAAGAGGTCGCTGGTGCGAACACGGGCGCGGCTCCTCAAGGCGACATCTCTCACCAAGTTGCCTCCTTTGGCGGCACACGCAGATG CTTTTCTGTGTGTAGCATCACAAGAAAGATTACATCCGGGCCCCGCGAAAAAGCTGCCACCGGCCCAAGCTTTTGTTTCCGGAGACCACAAGGAGCTCTCCGGCGTGCCTCACGTAACTGCACCAGGTCGAAGTCAGAGTGAAAG CAGACTATCGCAGTCCAGTGTTGATTCCGGACTCGGAAGCTCGGAGTGCAGGGCAGGACCGAGAACAG ATTTGTGTGGGAGTGGAAAGAACAACACAAGCGCAGACTCGCGGTGGGATACGATCGCTCCTCTCCTCCAGCGGCTAAAGGCTGCGGCTGCAG GTAGCTGCGAGGGATCACCGGAGAACCCGTGTGACTTGTGCGTCGCACTCTACGACGCCCTGGCAGCGTCGGGCATGCTGGGCCCGCACCGAAGCAAAAGGCGATCCAGCATACTGCGAACGCTCTTCCAACTCATCGACCACAACTCCCCGCCATTGCACATGCGTGTCGCCGAGCTGTGCCTCGCC ttaCATGTCAGCGGGAACAACCTGCTCAACATCTGCAAGCTCATCTTCCAGATCAGTCGCAGTGAAGCCAATGATGTCCTCTTCCAGAACAACTCAGTCCTAG ACTCGCTGCTCGGACTGCTGCTGCGCGAGGATGCGTCCGTGTGCGGCGAAGCGCTGTTTTACTGCGCCGGCACGCTCAAATTTCTCTCAGGGAACGCCGCCGTCGTCCGTCTCCTGCTGGACAAGAACTGCATGAGCGCGGCTCGCGATTTCATCCAGAAACTCTGCAGGGTGGACGGCGCTCACGTCACAATTGCCGGACACATCCTCGTCCAG ATGACCGCCGCCCTGAGAAATCTGGCCGACCACCCCGAGGCCCGTCCCCTCTTTGTCTCCCGCTCCGTGATCTCGGAACTCTGCACGGTTCTGCGGTGCCATCGCCAGGACCAAGACGTGTGCACCAATGTTTCTCGAATCTACAG TAAACTCTCCTCGTACGCGGAGTGCCGCCTCGCTCTGGCGCAGACCCCTGACTGCTACCAACTATTTTTAGAACTCCTGAGCAAACACCACCAAAAACAG GACCTCGTCGTGCGTCTCCTCTTCACGCTGGGCAACCTGACGGCCGAGAGCGACGAGGCGCGCCACCGGCTCTTCCGCTGCGAGCCGTCCGCCGACACCCTGCTGCGGCTCTACGGCGACTACCAGCCGAGAGAGGAGGACTCGCCGCCTCCGGCGAGCGCGCGGGAGGCCGAGGACGTGCTGGTGAAGCTGGTCCGGGTGCTGGCCAACGTGTGCATCCGCGAGGACGTGGGCGCCGCGCTGGCCGGCAACGCCACCTGCGTCCAGCTGCTGATGGAGACACTGG aGCTGAGGTCCGTGGAGGTTTGCGAGGAGCTGACGGTGAATGTGGCGGCCGCCATTAATAACCTGACGTTCTACCACAAGGAAAGCGCCGTGCTCGAACGCAGCCAGCTGGCCATTGCCCGGT TGATGCTGAAGTTGGTGCTCAgctccaacatggccgccatgctCGAGGCCACCCGCGTCTACGGGAACTTGTCGCAGTCCAAAGATGTGCGGGACTTTATAATGCAGAACAAAG TTCACAGGTTTGTGGTGACGCTGTTGGACTCCAAGAACCCGGATGTGTGCTTCTCGGCCTGCGGGGTCCTCACCAACCTGGCGCTGGACCCTCCCAACAGAGCCAGTCTCTCACTAGAGGGGGCCACAACCAA GCTGACGGACTGCCTGAGAGACTTGGGAGCGGGTGACTGGCAGCTGTCCGCTCAGCTGTGTCAGGCCTTGTGGAACATGAGCGGCGGAGACGGCCCCGAGAAGCTGCTGGAAGCCCAGGACAGCGAATCGCTGCTGGAGATCCTTACGTCCTATTTGG ACAAAGACAAGGCTCTCAAGTGGACGGAAAATGAGGACTACCACAGGGCATCATGGGAGTTGGAGTTCTGCCCTGTTGCCCAAAAACTTTATCATACCTGGTCAGTGAAATgtgaataa
- the armc2 gene encoding armadillo repeat-containing protein 2 isoform X3: MGSTERKYELCGPFLPRRHPSLKTSAEIVGDARRILRAQSTQRPYTPRDAHRQLFASNSVRADHSSRPSSTFSLHAQNFDVGDSRPSSGTRLSPLEHKTKIPVPGNDDVSKSSPKPPTDPLVAKRSLVRTRARLLKATSLTKLPPLAAHADASQERLHPGPAKKLPPAQAFVSGDHKELSGVPHVTAPGRSQSESRLSQSSVDSGLGSSECRAGPRTDLCGSGKNNTSADSRWDTIAPLLQRLKAAAAGSCEGSPENPCDLCVALYDALAASGMLGPHRSKRRSSILRTLFQLIDHNSPPLHMRVAELCLALHVSGNNLLNICKLIFQISRSEANDVLFQNNSVLDSLLGLLLREDASVCGEALFYCAGTLKFLSGNAAVVRLLLDKNCMSAARDFIQKLCRVDGAHVTIAGHILVQMTAALRNLADHPEARPLFVSRSVISELCTVLRCHRQDQDVCTNVSRIYSKLSSYAECRLALAQTPDCYQLFLELLSKHHQKQDLVVRLLFTLGNLTAESDEARHRLFRCEPSADTLLRLYGDYQPREEDSPPPASAREAEDVLVKLVRVLANVCIREDVGAALAGNATCVQLLMETLELRSVEVCEELTVNVAAAINNLTFYHKESAVLERSQLAIARLMLKLVLSSNMAAMLEATRVYGNLSQSKDVRDFIMQNKVHRFVVTLLDSKNPDVCFSACGVLTNLALDPPNRASLSLEGATTKLTDCLRDLGAGDWQLSAQLCQALWNMSGGDGPEKLLEAQDSESLLEILTSYLDKDKALKWTENEDYHRASWELEFCPVAQKLYHTWSVKCE, translated from the exons ATGGGCTCCACGGAGAGGAAATACGAGCTTTGTGGGCCTTTTTTGCCGAGGAGGCACCCCTCGTTGAAGACGAGTGCAGAGATTGTTGGTGACGCAAGAAGGATCCTGCGAGCTCAGTCCACCCAGAGACCTTACACCCCGAGAGATGCACACAGGCAGCTTTTTGCAAGTAACTCAGTCCGTGCAGACCACAGCAGCAGACCTTCCTCGACCTTCAG TCTGCACGCACAGAATTTTGATGTCGGGGACTCCCGGCCGAGTTCAGGGACTCGTCTGTCTCCGCTGGAACAT AAGACAAAGATTCCAGTTCCCGGAAACGATGACGTTTCCAAGTCGTCTCCCAAACCGCCCACTGACCCGCTGGTCGCCAAGAGGTCGCTGGTGCGAACACGGGCGCGGCTCCTCAAGGCGACATCTCTCACCAAGTTGCCTCCTTTGGCGGCACACGCAGATG CATCACAAGAAAGATTACATCCGGGCCCCGCGAAAAAGCTGCCACCGGCCCAAGCTTTTGTTTCCGGAGACCACAAGGAGCTCTCCGGCGTGCCTCACGTAACTGCACCAGGTCGAAGTCAGAGTGAAAG CAGACTATCGCAGTCCAGTGTTGATTCCGGACTCGGAAGCTCGGAGTGCAGGGCAGGACCGAGAACAG ATTTGTGTGGGAGTGGAAAGAACAACACAAGCGCAGACTCGCGGTGGGATACGATCGCTCCTCTCCTCCAGCGGCTAAAGGCTGCGGCTGCAG GTAGCTGCGAGGGATCACCGGAGAACCCGTGTGACTTGTGCGTCGCACTCTACGACGCCCTGGCAGCGTCGGGCATGCTGGGCCCGCACCGAAGCAAAAGGCGATCCAGCATACTGCGAACGCTCTTCCAACTCATCGACCACAACTCCCCGCCATTGCACATGCGTGTCGCCGAGCTGTGCCTCGCC ttaCATGTCAGCGGGAACAACCTGCTCAACATCTGCAAGCTCATCTTCCAGATCAGTCGCAGTGAAGCCAATGATGTCCTCTTCCAGAACAACTCAGTCCTAG ACTCGCTGCTCGGACTGCTGCTGCGCGAGGATGCGTCCGTGTGCGGCGAAGCGCTGTTTTACTGCGCCGGCACGCTCAAATTTCTCTCAGGGAACGCCGCCGTCGTCCGTCTCCTGCTGGACAAGAACTGCATGAGCGCGGCTCGCGATTTCATCCAGAAACTCTGCAGGGTGGACGGCGCTCACGTCACAATTGCCGGACACATCCTCGTCCAG ATGACCGCCGCCCTGAGAAATCTGGCCGACCACCCCGAGGCCCGTCCCCTCTTTGTCTCCCGCTCCGTGATCTCGGAACTCTGCACGGTTCTGCGGTGCCATCGCCAGGACCAAGACGTGTGCACCAATGTTTCTCGAATCTACAG TAAACTCTCCTCGTACGCGGAGTGCCGCCTCGCTCTGGCGCAGACCCCTGACTGCTACCAACTATTTTTAGAACTCCTGAGCAAACACCACCAAAAACAG GACCTCGTCGTGCGTCTCCTCTTCACGCTGGGCAACCTGACGGCCGAGAGCGACGAGGCGCGCCACCGGCTCTTCCGCTGCGAGCCGTCCGCCGACACCCTGCTGCGGCTCTACGGCGACTACCAGCCGAGAGAGGAGGACTCGCCGCCTCCGGCGAGCGCGCGGGAGGCCGAGGACGTGCTGGTGAAGCTGGTCCGGGTGCTGGCCAACGTGTGCATCCGCGAGGACGTGGGCGCCGCGCTGGCCGGCAACGCCACCTGCGTCCAGCTGCTGATGGAGACACTGG aGCTGAGGTCCGTGGAGGTTTGCGAGGAGCTGACGGTGAATGTGGCGGCCGCCATTAATAACCTGACGTTCTACCACAAGGAAAGCGCCGTGCTCGAACGCAGCCAGCTGGCCATTGCCCGGT TGATGCTGAAGTTGGTGCTCAgctccaacatggccgccatgctCGAGGCCACCCGCGTCTACGGGAACTTGTCGCAGTCCAAAGATGTGCGGGACTTTATAATGCAGAACAAAG TTCACAGGTTTGTGGTGACGCTGTTGGACTCCAAGAACCCGGATGTGTGCTTCTCGGCCTGCGGGGTCCTCACCAACCTGGCGCTGGACCCTCCCAACAGAGCCAGTCTCTCACTAGAGGGGGCCACAACCAA GCTGACGGACTGCCTGAGAGACTTGGGAGCGGGTGACTGGCAGCTGTCCGCTCAGCTGTGTCAGGCCTTGTGGAACATGAGCGGCGGAGACGGCCCCGAGAAGCTGCTGGAAGCCCAGGACAGCGAATCGCTGCTGGAGATCCTTACGTCCTATTTGG ACAAAGACAAGGCTCTCAAGTGGACGGAAAATGAGGACTACCACAGGGCATCATGGGAGTTGGAGTTCTGCCCTGTTGCCCAAAAACTTTATCATACCTGGTCAGTGAAATgtgaataa
- the sesn1 gene encoding sestrin-1 isoform X2 has protein sequence MRHAVSSSENVENCSLAVTHLFKICAHCERLAKKDLGVRIPRPLGNGPSRFIPEKEILQVSKVDTRTQSIFEDAFAALGRLDNISLVMGFHPQYLESFLRTQHYLLQMDGPLSLHYRHYIGIMAAARHQCSYLVNLHVNDFLQVGGDPKWLNGLDGAPRKLQQLGELNKILAHRPWLLTKEHIEGLLKTEEHSWSLAELIHAVVLLTHYHSLASFTFGCGIVPEIHCDGGHTFRPPSLGHYCVCDIANGNNHHESPFGSQEVCGGEVEVLMERMKQLQECRDDEEASQEEMATRFEREKTESMLVVTAEDEEWVPSRDISRHFEDPSYGYKDFSRRGEHVPTFRVQDYSWEDHGYSLVNRLYPDVGQMLDEKFQMAYNLTYNTMATHKDVDTSMLRRAIWNYIHCMFGIRYDDYDYGEINQLLDRSFKIYIKTMVCSPEKTTKRMYESFWRQFQHSEKVHVNLLLMEARMQAELLYALRAITRYMT, from the exons ATGAGGCACGCGGTGTCGAGCTCGGAGAACGTGGAGAATTGTTCGCTCGCCGTGACACACTTGTTTAAGATATGTGCCCATTGTGAACGCCTCgccaaaaag GATCTGGGAGTGCGTATCCCAAGACCCCTGGGCAACGGGCCAAGTAGATTTATCCCTGAAAAAGAG ATTCTTCAAGTCAGTAAAGTGGACACCAGGACACAATCGATATTTGAGGATGCGTTCGCCGCCCTCGGCCGCCTGGACAACATCTCCCTGGTGATGGGCTTCCACCCGCAGTACCTGGAGAGCTTCCTGCGCACGCAGCACTACTTGCTGCAGATGGACGGGCCACTGTCGCTGCACTACCGCCACTACATCGGCATCATG GCGGCAGCTCGACACCAGTGCTCCTATCTGGTCAACCTGCACGTCAACGACTTCCTGCAGGTGGGAGGGGACCCCAAGTGGCTCAACGGGCTGGACGGAGCCCCGCGAAAGCTGCAGCAGCTGGGCGAGCTCAATAAAATCCTGGCCCACCGACCCTGGCTGCTCACCAAGGAGCACATCGAG GGTCTCCTAAAGACCGAGGAGCACAGCTGGTCCCTGGCGGAGCTCATCCACGCCGTGGTCCTCCTCACGCACTACCACTCGCTGGCCTCCTTCACCTTCGGCTGCGGCATCGTGCCGGAGATCCACTGCGACGGCGGCCACACCTTCCGGCCTCCCTCGCTCGGCCATTACTGCGTGTGCGACATCGCCAACGGCAACAACCACCACGAGAGTCCCTTTGGCAGCCAG GAGGTGTGCGGCGGTGAGGTGGAGGTGCTGATGGAGCGCATGAAGCAGCTGCAGGAGTGCCGCGACGACGAGGAGGCCAGCCAGGAGGAGATGGCCACGCGCTTCGAGCGGGAGAAGACGGAGAGCATGCTGGTGGTGACGGCCGAAGACGAGGAGTGGGTGCCGTCCCGCGACATCTCGCGACACTTCGAGGACCCCAGCTACGGCTACAAGGATTTCTCCAGGAGGGGCGAGCACGTGCCCACTTTCAGAGTGCAG gacTATAGCTGGGAGGACCACGGCTACTCCCTGGTGAACCGTCTGTACCCTGACGTGGGTCAGATGCTGGATGAGAAGTTCCAGATGGCGTACAACCTGACGTACAACACCATGGCCACGCACAAGGACGTGGACACCAGCATGCTGCGCAGAGCCATCTGGAACTACATACACTGCATGTTCGGCATCAG GTATGACGACTACGACTACGGCGAGATCAACCAGCTGCTGGACCGCAGCTTCAAGATCTACATCAAGACCATGGTGTGCAGCCCCGAGAAGACCACCAAGCGAATGTACGAGAGCTTCTGGAGGCAGTTCCAGCACTCTGAGAAG GTCCATGTTAATCTGCTTCTTATGGAAGCGCGAATGCAAGCCGAACTCTTATACGCTCTGAGAGCCATCACTCGCTACATGACATGa